One Sulfolobus sp. S-194 DNA segment encodes these proteins:
- a CDS encoding carbamoyltransferase C-terminal domain-containing protein, producing MTVVIGFNFPIVHDNAVAVIIDGKLVFAAEEERFTRHKHSPYEPPINALVQAYKFLIKRGVKPDDVDAYAVNFHPRLLPKSFRDIKYFEEYFIGYFKGYGIPISEAIKGFFKSLFFGNATYLDYAKKLVLHAAKKAGYQISHDIKIYPVEHHLTHAATAYYFSGFNSATVLTIDGRGEVDSTVVWKVKNGEFEKIVSIPIWDGSIGELWDFVTMNIGFDWLEGPGKAMGLAPYGKSDSEIEMKFLEVFRLEDKDYPYILSEKFRKKKILDLAYSSYYSNYQVIADYITGGKINWNPKGTIDQRAANIAYELQSFTDNLLLHIGKWAKSHTGEDKVALAGGVALNAKANMELYYSHIFNDVFIFPAANDAGGPIGAAAYVYEHVLGGKMQHGRLKNVYLGPEYDDETIKKVIQDSKFRAEYVGDDVSAVVDIVAKGGIITWYQGRAELGPRALGNRSIVADPTRKDYWRLVNDIKGREWWRPLAPSLLDEDKDVYFKDPVSHEFMILMLRYKDEEVCKRVPVTCHVDFTARPQTVTKDQNRTWYDLIKGFKDLKGEGLIMNTSFNLAGEPLVETPQDALRSFAVKGFDAMYMQGWIIYKK from the coding sequence GTGACAGTAGTAATAGGGTTTAACTTTCCAATAGTTCATGATAATGCAGTTGCGGTCATTATAGATGGTAAATTAGTTTTTGCAGCAGAAGAGGAAAGGTTTACTAGACATAAACATTCCCCTTACGAGCCACCTATAAACGCATTAGTTCAAGCTTATAAGTTTCTAATAAAACGGGGAGTGAAACCAGACGACGTTGATGCTTACGCTGTAAATTTTCACCCTAGACTACTCCCTAAATCCTTTAGGGATATAAAGTACTTTGAAGAATATTTTATAGGGTACTTTAAAGGGTATGGAATTCCGATTTCAGAGGCAATTAAGGGATTCTTTAAGTCTTTATTTTTCGGTAATGCAACCTATCTTGACTATGCTAAGAAATTAGTACTCCATGCTGCAAAGAAAGCAGGATACCAAATCTCGCACGATATAAAGATCTATCCCGTAGAACACCATTTAACACACGCTGCAACAGCTTACTACTTTTCTGGGTTTAACTCAGCTACAGTTTTGACTATTGACGGCAGAGGAGAAGTAGATTCAACGGTTGTGTGGAAAGTTAAGAATGGTGAATTCGAAAAGATCGTTAGTATTCCTATATGGGACGGCTCCATAGGTGAGTTATGGGACTTCGTTACTATGAATATTGGGTTTGACTGGTTAGAAGGGCCAGGTAAAGCTATGGGGTTGGCTCCTTACGGCAAAAGTGATTCGGAAATAGAGATGAAGTTCCTAGAAGTGTTTAGGTTGGAAGATAAGGATTACCCCTATATTTTGTCAGAGAAGTTTAGGAAGAAGAAAATCCTCGACTTAGCGTATAGTAGTTACTACTCTAATTACCAAGTTATCGCAGACTATATTACTGGTGGAAAAATTAATTGGAATCCCAAAGGTACAATTGATCAACGTGCAGCAAATATAGCATATGAACTACAGAGTTTCACAGATAATTTACTACTTCACATAGGCAAATGGGCTAAGTCTCACACAGGTGAAGATAAGGTCGCTTTGGCTGGTGGTGTTGCTTTAAATGCCAAAGCAAACATGGAGTTGTATTACTCTCACATTTTCAACGACGTCTTTATTTTTCCAGCTGCTAATGATGCTGGTGGGCCTATTGGCGCTGCTGCTTACGTTTATGAGCACGTTTTAGGAGGAAAAATGCAGCACGGTAGGCTTAAGAACGTTTATTTGGGCCCTGAGTACGATGACGAAACTATTAAAAAGGTTATACAAGATTCTAAGTTTAGGGCTGAGTATGTTGGTGATGATGTTAGTGCTGTTGTTGATATTGTTGCTAAGGGTGGGATTATTACCTGGTATCAAGGTAGGGCTGAATTAGGCCCTAGGGCTTTGGGTAATCGTTCAATTGTTGCCGATCCGACTAGGAAGGATTACTGGAGGTTGGTTAACGATATTAAGGGTAGGGAGTGGTGGAGGCCCTTAGCCCCCTCTTTACTGGATGAGGATAAGGATGTGTATTTTAAGGATCCGGTGAGTCATGAGTTTATGATTTTAATGCTCCGTTATAAGGATGAGGAGGTTTGTAAGAGGGTTCCGGTAACTTGTCACGTTGATTTTACTGCTAGGCCCCAAACTGTTACTAAGGATCAAAATAGGACTTGGTATGATTTAATAAAGGGGTTTAAGGATTTAAAGGGTGAAGGGTTAATAATGAATACTTCCTTTAACCTTGCTGGAGAGCCTTTAGTTGAGACTCCTCAAGATGCATTGAGAAGTTTTGCAGTTAAAGGATTTGATGCAATGTACATGCAAGGCTGGATAATATACAAGAAGTAA
- a CDS encoding oligosaccharide flippase family protein, protein MNPLGGAFKFLATTIFNSVLGLIFFLIAGHFANPSFVGKVAIIQLMETITGSFFAILPYSIITREISHRYAKNEEYKRIAHTALSFALLISPFLLFLLFFQSYLWLSIPYFIIYLYTNYQGQVLSGLGKFTEVNVGNAIFTIARWGFSVLAVFYHNVELLIAIWTIGALIKAIYYHLYIPFGFGLDKEVFKEIVKVGLPIYLTGIVSFISSQGDRVITAFLLGSYYLGIYQLVSLVAIVPSILISSLSSSLLPSSTYYYAKGSNIEEMSSLTVRLLTLFSLPIAILAYAISPFFISKLFPQYVLGIRAMELIVLSLTSTMPLQILSAFLVAAKKNYRPFIIIGLISALEVVGVSYYLIPRMGILGAAIAQAFNAIITSALYVAFANSQKVFLLGKKEKMAILIITISFFSLINWAISLVVILILFKISGIISTKDVILVENFIPTPLKSISKLLYLVAK, encoded by the coding sequence GTGAATCCATTAGGTGGGGCTTTCAAATTCCTCGCTACCACAATATTTAACTCCGTTCTAGGGTTAATCTTCTTCCTTATAGCTGGACATTTTGCAAATCCATCATTTGTAGGCAAAGTGGCTATAATCCAATTAATGGAGACAATTACCGGCTCATTCTTCGCCATTCTTCCTTACTCTATTATCACAAGGGAAATATCACATAGATACGCTAAGAATGAGGAATATAAGAGAATAGCCCATACTGCTCTTTCTTTTGCCTTACTAATTTCACCCTTTTTACTCTTTTTGTTATTCTTTCAATCATACCTTTGGCTTTCGATACCGTATTTTATCATTTACCTTTACACTAATTACCAAGGACAAGTACTTTCTGGTTTAGGAAAATTTACTGAAGTAAACGTGGGGAATGCTATATTTACTATAGCTAGGTGGGGGTTCTCAGTCTTAGCAGTATTTTATCATAACGTGGAGCTCTTAATCGCGATTTGGACTATAGGAGCGTTGATCAAGGCTATTTATTATCACCTTTATATACCATTTGGTTTCGGTTTAGATAAGGAGGTCTTTAAAGAAATAGTAAAAGTTGGCCTTCCTATTTATTTAACTGGTATTGTAAGCTTCATTTCATCACAAGGTGACAGAGTAATTACTGCATTCCTCTTGGGCTCATACTATCTCGGTATTTACCAATTAGTTTCCCTAGTAGCGATAGTCCCGTCAATACTAATCTCTTCTCTTTCCTCCTCCCTACTACCTTCTTCTACTTATTATTACGCTAAGGGGAGCAATATTGAAGAAATGTCGTCATTAACAGTAAGACTGCTCACTTTATTCTCATTACCTATAGCTATACTAGCTTACGCTATCTCCCCGTTTTTCATATCTAAACTTTTCCCGCAATACGTGTTAGGTATTCGGGCAATGGAACTAATAGTTTTATCATTAACCTCAACTATGCCTCTCCAAATCCTTTCTGCCTTTCTTGTTGCGGCTAAGAAGAATTATAGGCCATTTATTATAATAGGTTTAATAAGTGCATTAGAAGTTGTTGGGGTCTCTTATTATCTTATTCCGAGGATGGGGATATTAGGAGCTGCAATCGCACAAGCCTTTAATGCGATTATAACTTCTGCACTTTACGTTGCTTTTGCCAACTCTCAGAAAGTCTTTTTGCTAGGCAAGAAGGAGAAGATGGCCATCTTGATAATAACTATCTCTTTCTTTTCTCTAATAAACTGGGCGATTTCGTTAGTCGTTATCCTTATACTTTTTAAGATTTCTGGAATTATCTCAACGAAAGACGTGATACTCGTAGAGAATTTTATTCCAACTCCCTTAAAGAGTATAAGTAAGCTTCTTTATTTAGTAGCCAAGTGA
- a CDS encoding class I SAM-dependent methyltransferase, with amino-acid sequence MYDIQNNLLLEDIINFFKKNENLIKGKRILLLNVNKQVENVLNILGQIGSKIVGLGKTEDVYDLPFYWRIKYINADLKDVRFPNSLFDSSFIFLTDKELESYIITDELERVLKPKSLIFILFLKKDLLENREEYIRKLETKFEFISNTKNIVYLKSKKEEVKRNINTIYVYHPNLDKDGITEYAKHLIYRLRKRGFKVVEGLPVKEDDNDIVIVEYEELLAYSNKIKKLGELPKNSIIEIHSKKLNEYNNDLTYLYHGIPKNYGLDFSKLKWYYVPHIAYEIEINNTYKKYDYCSFGFWSQFKRFDQIRKLKGRKKLVMSFNYLISDDKFVKDQCKKMLKFPIGLICDSPLVSARNLKLSIKIKYNLLRLFRVKVVIKDYIPFDELLKELSECRAFVFFQETDAPSSGSMRLAAAFGVPVYAKDNLRSKDSQAIRFKDLNELNYLSNIFKNQKIIIDDGLDYILSLILYEK; translated from the coding sequence ATGTACGACATTCAAAATAATTTATTATTAGAAGATATAATTAATTTCTTTAAAAAGAACGAGAACTTGATAAAAGGTAAAAGAATATTATTACTAAATGTAAACAAGCAGGTAGAAAATGTTCTAAATATTCTAGGGCAAATAGGCTCCAAGATTGTTGGATTAGGAAAAACTGAAGATGTATATGATTTACCGTTTTATTGGAGAATAAAATATATTAATGCTGATTTAAAGGATGTAAGATTTCCTAACTCTCTATTTGATAGTAGTTTTATATTTTTAACTGATAAAGAATTAGAATCTTATATAATAACTGACGAATTAGAACGTGTACTAAAACCAAAATCTCTAATATTTATTCTTTTTCTAAAAAAAGATTTACTGGAAAATCGTGAAGAATATATAAGAAAATTAGAGACAAAATTTGAATTTATTTCTAATACTAAGAATATTGTTTATTTAAAGAGCAAAAAAGAAGAAGTCAAAAGAAATATAAATACTATATATGTATATCATCCTAATCTCGATAAAGATGGAATAACAGAGTATGCCAAACATTTAATATATAGACTTAGGAAAAGAGGATTCAAGGTTGTTGAAGGACTACCAGTAAAAGAAGATGATAACGATATAGTTATTGTAGAGTATGAAGAACTATTAGCTTATTCGAATAAGATAAAAAAACTAGGTGAACTTCCTAAAAATTCAATCATAGAAATACACTCAAAGAAACTTAATGAGTACAATAACGATTTAACATATCTATATCATGGAATACCTAAAAATTATGGACTCGATTTTAGCAAATTGAAATGGTATTATGTTCCTCATATAGCCTATGAAATAGAAATAAATAATACCTATAAGAAATACGACTATTGTTCTTTTGGTTTCTGGTCACAATTTAAGCGCTTTGACCAAATTAGGAAATTAAAAGGAAGGAAGAAATTGGTAATGAGTTTTAATTATCTAATATCGGATGATAAATTTGTTAAAGATCAGTGCAAAAAAATGTTAAAGTTCCCTATTGGATTGATTTGTGATTCTCCTCTAGTATCTGCTAGAAATTTAAAATTAAGTATTAAAATTAAATATAATTTACTTAGATTATTTAGAGTAAAAGTAGTTATAAAAGATTATATACCTTTTGATGAACTTCTTAAAGAGCTTTCAGAATGTAGGGCGTTTGTATTCTTTCAAGAAACTGATGCACCGTCTTCGGGATCTATGAGGCTTGCAGCTGCATTTGGAGTTCCCGTATATGCAAAAGATAACTTAAGGTCTAAAGATTCTCAAGCTATTAGGTTTAAAGACCTTAATGAATTAAATTACTTAAGTAATATTTTTAAAAATCAAAAAATAATAATAGATGATGGTTTAGATTACATATTATCGCTTATATTATACGAAAAATGA